A segment of the Leptolyngbya sp. NIES-3755 genome:
GAATCCAAAAACTGGGCAAATATCCGACATAGAACAGCCCCATAATCGAGGCGGAAATATCCGCGATCGTGGCGAATTTTGGCTGAAACAGCAGATAAAAACAAATCAGCGTACCCGCAACCGGAAAGATCGCATCTGCCAAATCAGGATTGAGATTCGAGACGAAGAGGAGAATCTGCGTCACAACGAGCGTCGTTTTTGCAGCGGGCGCGATTCCTTTGGCGCGGACAAGCTCGAAATACTCCAACTGTCCAAGATAAATAATCACGGCAAAAAAGGCTGTGAAATACCAGCCGCCGAGTAAGAACACGATCAAAGCAACGACGATCGCGACAATGCCACTGAGAATCCGAGACCAAGGCATAGAGTTTTCAGAGTTCATAACAAGAAACTTGGTCTAACTATCCTTTTCTCAACCCGCGACTGAAAACGCATGGCTCAAAGTTAGATTCAGGTTAAGAAGGTTAAGCGTCATTTGGATCACTTTATCAGAGTGCCGCGTGAATTTTCACTCTAGCTTTTCACCACTGAGGACAAAGATCGGATCAACCGCAACAAAGGATTGGCTAGTACCACGGGTTTCGAGCCGATTAATCGCAGATTGTACAACCTCAATATTTCGAGCATGAAGCTCAGCAAAACTCTCCGAAATTTTGTACAAATTCTCTAAATTTGCCGCAGTAGCAACGATTCGACCTTGAGGTTTAAGATGTCCCCACACTTCCGCGAGAATCTCTTTAATCGATCGACCTCCTTCGATACAAACGCGATCGGGCATTTTCTTCAGATTTTTCAAACACTCTGGAGCACTGCCTTCAATGATTTCAACGTTCTTGACCCCAAAGCGATCGCAGTTTCGTTGAATGAGAGAAGCAACTTCTTCATCGCGCTCGATCGCGACAATTTTCCCTTGAGGACAAAGCAACCCCGCTTCGACTGGAATCGTTCCCGTTCCCGCTCCAATATCCCATAGGACTGAATTCGATTTGAGCCGCAATTGGCACAGAAGCAATAACCGAATTTCACGCTGACTCATTGGAATTCCAGGCAGATTCTCAAACAAATCATCAGGAATTCCAGGGGTGACATACGACCAAAGAGGAGAAGGCATAGACAATTCAGCGGAACAGGGGTTTCTTTCTATTGTGGTTTAGGAAACGATTTTTAATCGACTCAAAGTCGGATCGCTGCATCCACTGATAAATCCACCTGCATCAAGTACCGATCGAAGTTGTGCGATCGCAGTTTCCGTAATTTTTTCACCTGGCAATAAAACCGGAATTCCAGGCGGATAGGGGCAAATCAACTCAGCGCTAATTTGGTCGATCGCTTGCCCTATTGGAATCGATCGAGATGCCGCAAAAAACGCTTCTCGTGGCGAAAGGGGCGGAATTGAGGAAGATTGATCGAATTTTCCTGAAATTGAAGAAATTGGAGCACTGATTGGAAGACGATCGATGGCTTCAATGAGTCGATCGATATCCGTCTCTGTATTTCCCAAACTGACAATAAACGTTAGATGCTGAAGCGATGGAAATTCCGCTGTCACTCCAAAAGTTTGCAGCAATTCATCAGCAGTGAAACCATCTAAACCGAGATGAGAAACGGTAGCGGTGATTCGAGTTCGATCGATTTCAACACAGTTCGGAAATTCCAGAATCGATTTGAGCCGAGATCTAGCTCGATCGGCAAGTTCTAAAGTTTGACTCATCAACTCTTTGCCCTCAATTGCCATCTGTGCACGGGCGGCATCGAGAGACGCAAGCAGCAGATAATTTGGGCTAGTGGATTGAACCAACTGAAGAGAGCGAGAAATGCGATCGCGATCAATCCTCTCCCCGTGAACGTGCAGCATTGAAGCCTGTGTGAGCGCTGATAATGTTTTGTGCGTCGATTGAACAGTGAGATCCGCACCCGCTGACATCGCAGAAATTGGAAAATCGGGATGAAAGGCGAAATGTGCCCCGTGAGCTTCATCGACTAATAGTGGAATTCCAGAGGCATGAGTCAGATTTGCGATCGCTTTCAAATCCCCACAAACCCCGTAATAAGTCGGATGAATGACCAAAACCGCTTTGGCATCGGGATGTTGTTTCAAAGCAGTTTCAACCGTTTCAGGCGTGACACTGTGAGCAATATCGAGAATCGGATCATATTCAGGCGGCAAAAATACCGGAATCGCGCCAGACAGAATTAATCCAGAAATCGCAGACTGATGAACGTTTCGAGGCAAAAGGATCTTATCGCCAGGATTACAAGTCGCGAGAATTGCCGCAATCATTCCGCAGGTTGAACCATTTGCTAGAAACCAAGTTTGATCGGCTCCAAAGGTTTCTGCGGCTAATTTTTGGGCTTCGTCGATCGCACCTTGAGGCGCAAATAAATTATCGAGTTCGGGCAATTCAGGTAAATCGGCTCGTAAAGCTCGATCGCCAATTAATTCCCGAAATGCTTCAAAACTGCCTCGACCCCGTTTATGTCCAGGTGTATGAAATGCGGCATTCCGGCTTTGGGCACAGGTTGTCAGAATTTCTAAGAGCGGAGCACAATCGTTCATTAATCTTTCCTTCTGACAGATGTATCGTAATTCCCGACTTTCTAGGTTAGGGGAGTCAAATTATCGCTAGGATATCTTATGGTTTATTCGCCACCGAATCCGCTCCCGTCCCCGTTGCCGAATCCGACTCCTGAACCCAGTCCGATTCCAAGTCCCGTTCCCGATCCAACTCCTGAACCTGTACCGGGAACAGAACCAGAGCCGATTCCAAGTCCCGAACCTGTACCCTCTCCGTCCTAATTATTTCAAACATTATGCTAAGAGCCGGGATTGTTGGTTTGCCCAACGTTGGAAAATCCACTTTATTTAATGCGGTCGTTGCCAATGCGAAAGCCCAAGCCGCCAACTATCCCTTTTGTACGATCGAGCCAAATGTGGGAACGGTTGCGGTTCCTGACGATCGCTTAAACGTCCTAACCGGAATCTCAAAATCGGTCGAAACGATTCCCGCACGAGTCGAATTTGTAGATATTGCAGGCTTGGTGAAAGGAGCCTCAAAGGGTGAAGGCTTGGGGAACCAGTTTTTGGCAAATATTCGAGAAGTGGATGCGATCGTTCATGTGGTTCGCTGTTTTGATGACGACGATATTATTCACGTCGCGGGATCGGTTGATCCAGTCCGGGACATTGAAGTGATTAATTTAGAACTAGGACTGGCGGATCTGGATCAAATCGATCGACGAATTGAACGCAGTCGGAAACAAGCTCGATCGAACAAAGAAGCTCAACAAGAAGTCGAAGTGCTAGAGCGTCTAAGTTCTGCACTGAATGAAGGCAAGTCTGCACGTCAAGTCCCAATGAACGAAGAAGAGGAAGCCTTAGTTAAACCTCTAGGCTTATTGTCTCGGAAGCCTGTGATTTACGCTTGCAATGTTTCGGAAGAGGATTTGGCAACGGGAAATGAATGGGTTGAGCAAGTTCGAGCCGTTGCTGCACAAGAAAATGCTCAAGTTGTCGTTATTTCTGCCCAAGTAGAATCCGAATTGGTGGAATTACCGGAAGACGATCGGGCTGATTTTCTGGCTTCACTGGGAGTTGAAGAAGGCGGATTAAAATCTTTGATTCGTGCCACGTATAAACTCTTAGGACTTCAAACCTACTTCACAACTGGACCGAAAGAGACTCGCGCTTGGACGGTCAAAATTGGAATGCTGGCTCCTCAAGCGGCTGGGGTGATTCACACCGATTTTGAGCGGGGCTTTATTCGAGCGGAAACGGTTGCTTATAAAGATCTGGTTGAATATGGATCAATGAACGCCGCGAAAGAAAAAGGATTAGTTCGGAGTGAAGGAAAAGAATACGCGGTGCAGGATGGCGATGTCATGTTGTTCCGATTCAATGTGTAGTTTCCATAAATCCACAGAAAGCACTGTATAATTACGGACATAGGAATTTGCGGGAACTTTAACGCCTACCCTCAGAGAACTACCTTGGTGTAACCCTCGATCGATCATCGATTGGGGGTTTTTAATGACCAAAAACGTTAGAATCAAGTTAACGAATGTAAAGCAATTCTCAGACAGGTCTCACCATGCGCGTAATTCTAATGACGGGAAAAGGCGGTGTCGGTAAAACTTCGGTGGCGGCTGCAACCGGACTCCGCTGTGCTGAATTAGGATACCGAACGCTGGTCTTGAGTACTGACCCAGCCCATTCACTCGCGGATAGTTTCGATCTGGAACTGGGACATGAGCCGAAACAGGTTCGCCCGAATCTTTGGGGGGCTGAACTGGATGCTTTGATGGAACTTGAGGGGAACTGGGGAGCGGTGAAGCGCTACATTACTCAAGTTTTGCAGGCGCGGGGATTGGAAGGGGTACAGGCGGAAGAATTGGCGATTTTGCCGGGAATGGATGAGATCTTTGGATTGGTGCGGATGAAGCGGCACTATGATGAAGGCGAATTTGATGTGCTGATTATTGATTCGGCTCCAACGGGAACAGCATTACGATTGCTGAGTTTGCCGGAAGTTGGGGGCTGGTATATGCGGAAGTTCTACAAGCCGTTTCAGGGAATTTCTGTCGCATTGCGTCCGTTGGTTGAACCGATTTTTCGCCCGATCGCTGGTTTTTCACTTCCAGACAAAGAGGTGATGGACGCGCCTTACGAATTTTATGAACAAATTGAAGCTTTAGAGAAAGTTCTTACCGATCCGACTCAAACCACAGTGCGGCTGGTAATGAACCCTGAAAAGATGGTGATCAAAGAATCACTCCGCGCCCATGCTTACTTGAGTTTGTACAATGTGGCAACTGATTTAGTCGTTGCAAATCGGATTATTCCGGATTCGGTTTCTGATCCATTTTTTCAACAGTGGAAAGAGAACCAGCGGCAGTATCGTCAGGAAATTCATAATAATTTCTCGCCGTTACCGATCAAGGAAGTGCCGTTGTATTCGCAAGAAATGTGTGGATTGGAAGCGCTCGATCGATTAAAAGAAACGCTTTACGCAAACGATGAGGACCCGTCGCAGGTGTACTACAAAGAAACAACTCTGCGCGTCGTTCAAGACAAGAACCAATACAGCTTAGAGCTATATCTACCAGGAATCGAAAAGACTCAAATTGAACTGAGCAAAACGGGCGATGAATTGAATGTCCGAATTGGCAATCATCGCCGCAATTTGGTTCTACCGCAAGCATTAGCAGCGTTGCAGCCGAGTGGCGCGAAGATGGAAGACGACTATCTCAAGATTCGATTTAGCGATCCGGCGAGAGTCTAGAGTTTCCAAATGCGTTGATTGAGGTTGAGATCTTCAACGATCGACATCATCAATTGCATTTGAAATCAAATCGTTTCTTCAGTCGCACATCAATTCTGGAGAATGCTTTTCACCCCTAATAAGGTAGCGCGTTCTAGTGGTTGGGAATTCTGAGATCGCTTTAATGTTGCGATTTTGGCTATGATTCATCAGCCCGGTGAGATTCTTCAGCAGCGATATCAGATTTTAGGGTGCTTGGGTAAAGGTGGGACGGGTATTACGTATCGAGCTAAAGATCAGAAAACTCAAAAACAAGTTGCGATTAAAACGCTGATTCTGAGACA
Coding sequences within it:
- a CDS encoding precorrin-6B methylase (similar to AA sequence:cyanobase_aa:LBDG_20310) yields the protein MPSPLWSYVTPGIPDDLFENLPGIPMSQREIRLLLLCQLRLKSNSVLWDIGAGTGTIPVEAGLLCPQGKIVAIERDEEVASLIQRNCDRFGVKNVEIIEGSAPECLKNLKKMPDRVCIEGGRSIKEILAEVWGHLKPQGRIVATAANLENLYKISESFAELHARNIEVVQSAINRLETRGTSQSFVAVDPIFVLSGEKLE
- a CDS encoding arginine decarboxylase (similar to AA sequence:cyanobase_aa:LBDG_20300), with translation MNDCAPLLEILTTCAQSRNAAFHTPGHKRGRGSFEAFRELIGDRALRADLPELPELDNLFAPQGAIDEAQKLAAETFGADQTWFLANGSTCGMIAAILATCNPGDKILLPRNVHQSAISGLILSGAIPVFLPPEYDPILDIAHSVTPETVETALKQHPDAKAVLVIHPTYYGVCGDLKAIANLTHASGIPLLVDEAHGAHFAFHPDFPISAMSAGADLTVQSTHKTLSALTQASMLHVHGERIDRDRISRSLQLVQSTSPNYLLLASLDAARAQMAIEGKELMSQTLELADRARSRLKSILEFPNCVEIDRTRITATVSHLGLDGFTADELLQTFGVTAEFPSLQHLTFIVSLGNTETDIDRLIEAIDRLPISAPISSISGKFDQSSSIPPLSPREAFFAASRSIPIGQAIDQISAELICPYPPGIPVLLPGEKITETAIAQLRSVLDAGGFISGCSDPTLSRLKIVS
- a CDS encoding anion-transporting ATPase (similar to AA sequence:cyanobase_aa:LBDG_20260), giving the protein MRVILMTGKGGVGKTSVAAATGLRCAELGYRTLVLSTDPAHSLADSFDLELGHEPKQVRPNLWGAELDALMELEGNWGAVKRYITQVLQARGLEGVQAEELAILPGMDEIFGLVRMKRHYDEGEFDVLIIDSAPTGTALRLLSLPEVGGWYMRKFYKPFQGISVALRPLVEPIFRPIAGFSLPDKEVMDAPYEFYEQIEALEKVLTDPTQTTVRLVMNPEKMVIKESLRAHAYLSLYNVATDLVVANRIIPDSVSDPFFQQWKENQRQYRQEIHNNFSPLPIKEVPLYSQEMCGLEALDRLKETLYANDEDPSQVYYKETTLRVVQDKNQYSLELYLPGIEKTQIELSKTGDELNVRIGNHRRNLVLPQALAALQPSGAKMEDDYLKIRFSDPARV
- a CDS encoding hypothetical protein (similar to AA sequence:cyanobase_aa:LBDG_20280); protein product: MVYSPPNPLPSPLPNPTPEPSPIPSPVPDPTPEPVPGTEPEPIPSPEPVPSPS
- a CDS encoding GTP-dependent nucleic acid-binding protein EngD (similar to AA sequence:cyanobase_aa:LBDG_20270), encoding MLRAGIVGLPNVGKSTLFNAVVANAKAQAANYPFCTIEPNVGTVAVPDDRLNVLTGISKSVETIPARVEFVDIAGLVKGASKGEGLGNQFLANIREVDAIVHVVRCFDDDDIIHVAGSVDPVRDIEVINLELGLADLDQIDRRIERSRKQARSNKEAQQEVEVLERLSSALNEGKSARQVPMNEEEEALVKPLGLLSRKPVIYACNVSEEDLATGNEWVEQVRAVAAQENAQVVVISAQVESELVELPEDDRADFLASLGVEEGGLKSLIRATYKLLGLQTYFTTGPKETRAWTVKIGMLAPQAAGVIHTDFERGFIRAETVAYKDLVEYGSMNAAKEKGLVRSEGKEYAVQDGDVMLFRFNV